The Yersinia entomophaga nucleotide sequence GGTTTTGTCGGTGCTGGCGGTATCGGTTTGGTTTACGCAGAGAATATGCGTTTATGGAACTGGGATGTGGTGATGTTTATTACGTTGATTATGGTGGTTATTGTGATGGTGATGGATAAAATATCTGCCATGTTGCGCAATAAATACATTATTGGCGAAGAGATTAGCCCGTATAAATCAGACTCAAGAGATCTGTGCGTTATCACTAACGATAAGTAATTTCTGTTTTTATACCAGAGCCCAATCAGGCGCATTTTTGTGTGGTTGGGTTCTGATATGTTATTTTACTAATCAGTTGTCAATTTATATTTGTTTTTGTTTAACGTTTATTTGTGATTTTGAATAATGTCGTTATTTTGTATTTAATAATTACTTGCTTTTTTCACGATTATATCAAATTAAATTTACATTGAGAAAAAAGGATTATCTCTATATAATACTGCCCGCCAGACGTTAAAGAAGCTTTTTTGTTATTCTTGCGACATTCGCACACGTCTATTAAATTAATTGGAATAGGGCAGTAATATGATCAACAACGATGTGCTCCGCAGTGTTCGCTATATGCTTAATGTTAACGATGCTAAAATCGTAGAAATCATCAAGTTAACTGATTTTGAAGTGAACAGCGCGGATGTCGTTAATTTCCTTAAGAAAGAAGACGAAGCTGGTTACCAGAATTGTCCTGATGAGGTCATGGCTCATTTTCTTAACGGTCTGATCTTCTTTAAGCGTGGTAAGGATGACAAATTCCCAGCTCCGTCTATTGAAGCACGTATCACTAATAATATTGTGCTGAAAAAGCTGCGCGTAGCCTTCGAGTTGAAAGATACCGATATGCACGATATCTTCACCTCCGTTGATTTTCCGGTGTCCAAACCTGAATTGAACGCGTTGTTCCGTAAGGACGACAGCAAAAACTTCCGTCCTTGTGGCGATCAGGTGCTGCGTTACTTCCTGAAGGGCCTGACTCTGCGGGTGCGCGGTCCTAAAAAATAGTCGTTTTAATATGACATAATGATAATGGCGGGCATTGGTTCGCCGTTATTGTATTTTTCACTTTTTCACTTTTTCACTTTTTCACTTTTTCACTGTTTAAAGAATAAATTAATGAATGATGAATTAAATGGATTTTTTATGATTATTATTATTTCTAATGCGGATTTTTATTAAACTTCATTAAATTTGATATTCGTATAAACGAATGTTATTTGCTTTTTTTCATTAACTAAATTAATTACCCCTGAACTGTTAACTAAAATGTATTTTGATGGCCATAATGTTGAAGTTGATATCTGCCCAGACTTTGTTTGAGGCGTTTGTTATCTA carries:
- a CDS encoding DUF1456 family protein, translated to MINNDVLRSVRYMLNVNDAKIVEIIKLTDFEVNSADVVNFLKKEDEAGYQNCPDEVMAHFLNGLIFFKRGKDDKFPAPSIEARITNNIVLKKLRVAFELKDTDMHDIFTSVDFPVSKPELNALFRKDDSKNFRPCGDQVLRYFLKGLTLRVRGPKK